The following are encoded together in the Notolabrus celidotus isolate fNotCel1 chromosome 9, fNotCel1.pri, whole genome shotgun sequence genome:
- the adgra2 gene encoding adhesion G protein-coupled receptor A2 — MTGGGGAAEVSSSRRTMFAPGVGIPPLPGRLVLMLLLLCASKPRLSTACPGLLASTSGCSCTDERGKMHGVQGQAAGRRVSCTKEELSEPPDGSLLPNRTVTLILSHNKIRVLKNGSFNGLLALEKLDLKHNLISTIMPGAFQGLSELRKLDLSNNRIGCLTAVMFQGLTNLTKLNLSGNIISTLDPGVFQELPSLKQVNFNSEYLSCDCALRWLPGFFRSTSARLGDETLCAYPRSLRGKPLRGLRDSQLTCDGPLELHTLSLLPSQRQVVFKGDRLPFHCTAAMVDKITTLHWRHNGQQVTSDPEMGVQLESNVLHDCTFITSELILFNVRAEARGEWECVVSTGRGNTSRSVEILVLENSASFCPEDKVVNNRGEFRWPRTLAGITSHQYCLQMRYSSLSMEGGLEQKKASRFCDENGKWRDANYTDCHYTNGITRVLHTFILRPINVSNAVTLAHQVRTYTLEAAGFTDSVDVLYVAQMMEKFMEYVKQLRELSEVLVEMGSNLMQVDDQLLALAQREKRACSSIVYSLETLAWPQLHSHAQDFSMVSRNIVMEAHFIRPAHFTGITCTAYQRRDISTSSLGADMGDSTHEQQLRFRCSTGSHNTSLNNFPLKNSVALASVTLPVTLFPPDAPADCKLQFVAFRTGRFFPLSGNSSNNGEHSRRRSVNTPVIFVGLDGCSMWNHSEPIWVSLRHLSPGSDAVAVQWSLKALEKQGSWNQEGCQLVHSDSSTSTMRCSLLSNYAVLQEVPDFPNSLPISVRVLHPVVYASTALLLLCLFTIIITHILHHSTIHISRKSWHTLLNTCFHIAMTTAIYAGGISLTSYPVVCQAVGIALHYSSLSTLLWIGVSARVLYKETVWRTPRPTEGEPPAPPTQRPMLRFYLIAGGVPLIICGITAAVNVNNYGDNSPYCWLLWRPSLGSFFVPAGLVVLVTWIYFLCTGIRLRHRVAKECTGTTLSTPVTESQPALAGSTSLLSTDSAVGPITPVVTPEDQYSLKTQFLVLVATHFLFVALWCCGAMAMWLTGRTSLLFSCLYGIAATVLGVFLVVHHCFRRLDVQASWLACCPRYRRSQPISTYTHTCTTGSGVQTSEQGSQLFINCHPPAESHNSSSARSSSTPSGISSVGPGPCKLTNLLQVAQDNSNNTARPPAGNNTSTSTDNITKPTNNVLPIINSAAPVHPQRRKVGSRTKQGSGQYHHRGEGRGHYRLKALRTAGGGGSLGALGPSGLDHLSSSHVAYKQATSENGSIHHSLSETQTSLLTNGKRVGESVATSPSEGSDGGSSGSRKPFPLLPSMASRAAMHGAQRRCASKDNLKLAAAAERETKRCSYPLNSVTTTVPGAAAPNGTLKKSVLELEQDMSGTDQSQSSVGMKSGLWKSETTV; from the exons GGACCTCAAGCACAACTTAATCAGCACCATCATGCCTGGAGCCTTCCAGGGCCTGTCCGAGCTTCGGAAACT CGACCTCTCCAACAACCGCATTGGCTGCCTGACTGCTGTCATGTTCCAGGGGTTGACCAACCTCACGAAACT GAACCTCTCTGGCAACATCATATCCACCCTGGATCCTGGAGTGTTTCAGGAGCTGCCGTCCCTCAAGCAAGT GAACTTCAACTCTGAATACCTATCGTGTGACTGCGCACTGCGTTGGCTTCCTGGATTCTTCCGCAGCACTTCCGCCCGGTTGGGAGATGAAACTCTGTGTGCCTACCCAAGAAGCCTGCGGGGAAAACCCCTGCGAGGACTGAGGGACAGTCAGCTGACTTGTG ATGGTCCTCTGGAGCTGCATACCTTGTCACTGCTTCCATCCCAGCGTCAGGTGGTCTTTAAAGGTGACCGCCTGCCTTTCCACTGCACTGCAGCCATGGTGGACAAGATCACCACCTTACACTGGCGCCACAATGGTCAGcaggtgacctctgaccctgagaTGGGTGTCCAGCTGGAGAGCAATGTGTTGCATGACTGCACCTTTATCACCAG TGAGCTTATTCTATTCAACGTACGTGCGGAGGCCAGAGGAGAGTGGGAGTGTGTTGTTTCCACCGGGCGGGGCAACACCTCTCGCAGTGTTGAAATACTGGTGCTGGAAAACAGCGCCTCCTTCTGTCCAGAGGATAAAGTTGTCAACAACCGTGGAGAGTTCAG GTGGCCAAGGACTCTGGCAGGCATTACCTCTCATCAGTACTGCTTGCAGATGCGATACTCTTCTCTATCTATGGAGGGAGGTCTTGAGCAGAAAAAGGCTTCCAGATTCTGTGATGAAAATGGAAAGTGGAGGGATGCTAACTATACGGACTGTCACTACACTAACGGCATCACTCGAGTCCTGCACACCTTCATCCTG AGGCCAATCAACGTGTCCAATGCTGTGACTCTAGCTCATCAGGTTCGCACATACACCCTGGAGGCTGCAGGCTTCACTGACTCTGTGGATGTGTTGTATGTGGCCCAAATGATGGAGAAGTTTATGGAATATGTCAAACAGTTAAGAGAG TTGTCAGAGGTGTTGGTGGAGATGGGTAGTAACCTGATGCAGGTGGATGATCAGCTCCTAGCGCtggcacagagagagaagagggcaTGCAGCTCGATAGTTTACTCTCTAGAGACCCTGGCCTGGCCTCAGCTACACAGTCATGCTCAGGACTTCTCAATG GTGTCGAGGAACATCGTGATGGAGGCCCACTTCATCCGACCCGCCCACTTCACTGGCATAACTTGCACTGCGTATCAGCGTCGGGACATCTCAACAAGCAGCCTGGGAGCAGACATGGGAGACTCCACTCATGAGCAGCAGCTTCGATTCCGCTGCAGCACCGGCTCCCATAACACCTCCCTCAACAATTTCCCCCTAAAG AACTCAGTAGCCCTGGCCTCCGTGACTCTCCCGGTGACTCTGTTTCCTCCTGATGCTCCTGCGGACTGTAAGCTGCAGTTTGTAGCCTTCAGAACGGGCAGGTTCTTCCCTCTGTCTGGGAACTCGAGCAACAATGGCGAGCACTCACGCAGACGTAGCGTCAACACTCCTGTCATCTTTGTTGGCCTCG ATGGCTGCAGTATGTGGAACCACTCCGAGCCCATCTGGGTGTCCTTGCGCCACTTGTCCCCTGGTTCTGACGCTGTGGCAGTCCAGTGGAGCCTGAAAGCACTGGAGAAACAGGGAAGCTGGAACCAGGAGGGCTGTCAGCTGGTCCACAGTGACAGTAGCACCTCTACCATGCGCTGCTCTCTGCTCAGCAACTACGCTGTGCTGCAG GAGGTTCCTGACTTCCCCAATTCCTTACCCATCTCTGTAAGGGTGCTCCACCCGGTGGTGTATGCTAGCACTgcactgctcctcctctgcctcttcaccatcatcatcactcaCATACTGCATCACAG CACCATTCATATATCAAGAAAGAGCTGGCACACTTTACTGAATACCTGCTTTCACATTGCCATGACAACAGCCATCTATGCAGGAGGCATAAGCTTAACCAGCTACCCAGTGGTTTGCCAAGCA GTGGGCATCGCCCTGCACTACTCCTCTCTCTCGACCCTGCTGTGGATCGGAGTCAGCGCCAGGGTCCTCTACAAAGAGACTGTGTGGAGAACACCGCGGCCAACTGAAGGAgagcctcctgctcctcctacTCAGCGACCTATGCTCAG gttttatttgataGCGGGTGGAGTTCCCCTTATCATTTGTGGGATCACTGCAGCTGTCAATGTTAACAACTACGGAGACAACAGCCCTTA CTGCTGGCTGTTGTGGCGCCCCAGTCTAGGGTCTTTCTTTGTCCCTGCTGGCCTGGTGGTGTTGGTGACCTGGATCTATTTCCTGTGCACAGGGATCCGCCTGAGGCACCGGGTAGCCAAAGAATGCACAGGAACCACCCTGTCCACCCCTGTGACTGAGAGCCAGCCTGCACTAGCAGGAAGCACCAGCCTCCTCTCCACAGACTCAGCGGTGGGGCCTATTACTCCTGTTGTAACCCCAGAGGACCAGTACTCTCTTAAGACACAGTTCTTGGTGCTGGTGGCaactcacttcctgtttgtggctctgtggtgttgtggaGCCATGGCAATGTGGCTGACGGGGCGCACCAGCTTGTTGTTTAGCTGTCTCTATGGGATAGCTGCTACAGTTTTGGGGGTGTTTCTGGTGGTGCATCACTGCTTCAGACGTCTGGATGTGCAGGCGTCATGGCTTGCATGTTGTCCACGTTATCGTCGCTCCCAACCGATTTctacctacacacacacctgcaccactgGGAGTGGAGTGCAGACCTCTGAGCAAGGATCACAGCTTTTTATTAACTGTCATCCACCTGCTGAATCTCATAACTCCTCGTCAGCTCGGTCATCTTCCACACCGAGTGGAATCAGTAGTGTTGGCCCGGGGCCCTGCAAGCTCACCAACCTTCTGCAGGTGGCACAAGACAATTCAAACAACACAGCACGGCCCCCTGCAGGCAACAACACCAGCACCAGTACTGATAACATCACCAAGCCCACAAACAATGTCCTGCCTATCATTAACTCTGCAGCTCCTGTGCACCCCCAGAGGAGAAAAGTGGGGAGCAGGACTAAACAAGGGAGTGGCCAGTATCACCATCGAGGTGAGGGCAGGGGTCACTACCGCCTTAAAGCTCTAAggactgcaggaggagggggcaGCCTGGGAGCTTTAGGACCCTCTGGATTAGATCACCTCAGTTCTTCACATGTGGCTTACAAACAGGCCACAAGTGAAAATGGAAGCATACACCACAGCCTTTCAGAGACCCAGACCAGTCTGCTAACCAATGGGAAGCGCGTTGGGGAATCAGTGGCAACAAGCCCCTCGGAGGGCAGTGACGGGGGCAGCAGCGGGAGCCGCAAACCCTTTCCCCTGCTGCCCTCTATGGCCAGCAGAGCGGCCATGCATGGTGCTCAGAGACGATGCGCCAGCAAAGACAATTTGAAACTTGCTGCTGCGGCAGAGCGAGAAACTAAGCGCTGCTCCTACCCTTTGAACAGTGTCACCACCACTGTGCCGGGGGCTGCTGCTCCAAACGGCACCTTGAAAAAGTCAGTACTGGAGCTGGAGCAGGACATGAGTGgcactgaccaatcacagagctctgtTGGGATGAAGAGTGGTTTGTGGAAAAGTGAAACCACAGTGTAA